The Brachypodium distachyon strain Bd21 chromosome 4, Brachypodium_distachyon_v3.0, whole genome shotgun sequence nucleotide sequence ATCCATGAACAAATTCAACTGTCAGCAACTTATAGCAAGtgtaaaaatgaaaagaagtAAGGAAATACTCATATATTGAAACTTCTAATAGTGTAGAAACACCGGAAACATGTGAGTCTAAGtgggtgccacgtgtcagcaaATGGATGGCTGCATGCTACGGCTAGGTAGCCGAGCTGCGGGAAATGACTTTGCGGTGAAGTATGCCATCTTCTTTTGTAGACTGTAGTATCCTCTGAGCTATACCAAAGCATGACCGAAGCACTGACCACCGAAAGAAAAACTCTGAAACTTAGTTCTGCAATTACGTACCAGGTGATTCAATTCAGGTCTTAATATATTAGGCCCTGCTGGGTATGACACCGAACATGCTCCGAGAGAAACAAGGACAATGCGATTCAGGGCGCGTGAGATACTATTCTCCCTTCCATTGCCAGTGCGGATTAGAGCTGTTGCTCACCTGGATTTTTCTTGCACCGCTGCTGCAAGCACAGGTGATTCGAATCCTCATATATAGTCATATAAACTAAGATGTCCGTGACAACCACACGGTCAAACACAGGCGAATCTGCGTGCAGGCGCACGCGCACGCTTCTTTGTCTCCGTCCAAATGGCACATACATACCTTGGTCACCAATTTACCCAAGGGCAGCTTCAAACCGCGTACAGCACCGGCGGGACGGGTAACCACCTCTCACATTCCCTAAATTTTAATCTTGTCCTCCGACCCACCCCTGCCGTCGGCTTATATATGTGGGTACCGCCTGTTCTTTTTCAGTGCCACAGCTCGCTCTGAAAGTCTGAATCACCTGCGAAAACTTGATAGCTTCTTCCGTCTGTTCAAAGCCATGAACACCACGGGCATTGTTAGCAGCGCCAGCGGTGTCATTTTCGGCCGGAGGAGCCACTGCAAGGTGAAGGCGTCGGCCAgcgcctgcagcagcaggaccCGGGACTACTACAAGGTGCTGTCGCTGGAGCGGTCGGCGGGCGTGGGCGAGGAGGAAGTGAAGCGCGCGTACCGGCGGCTGGCGCTGCAGTACCACCCGGACGTGTGCCCGCCGGCGCGCCGGGCCGAGTCCACGGAGCTCTTCGTCGAGCTCCGGCGCGCCTACGAGACGCTCTCCGACCCGGCCACGAGGGTACGGTACGATGCCGAGTTGAGGACGGGCCAGCGGGCGGCGGATGAGTTCACCAGAGACGTGTGGGAGGCGCAGCTGTGCGTGCTCCGGGCGCGCTCCGAACAGCGGCAGAAGGGCAGAAggtgcagcagcggccaccgGTTCTAGGCGATGCCGCCTGGTTTGGTGTTCGAGCGGACGCAGCTCAACtgtgttttctttgtgttgaCCTGATTGATTCTTTAACCGTAGATTATGTATACCGATGGACTCGGGGCATCTGTTTTTATTGGGGTGTGTTTGAGTTGTGTAATCTGTAGAATGGAGATTCAAGTAACTTGATTGGTTGATGTGAATTTGCAGCACTTCAAAGTTGTGCACTTCTTTTACTGAATATCGAACATGCCAATAGAATTTTCTTTCTAAGCTACTCAGGGTGTATTTTTGACATTTAGACGTAGATCCAACGGCTCAAATCTACCGGAACTTTGTACAAACTGCTCCAAATACATCTGACCGTTCCCTCCCAGCAGACACCGCAccctcattttttttaaaggaaaagTACAGTAATCAAAATGCCTGCTCCAATATATTAATCAAATTAAGTACTGTAATATATACAGCATGAACATGTCGGAGATACATTTGTCCAAACTTCATCCCTCAGCAGTCTGTACACGCCAACTTCAAAGCTGTTAAAATTGAACTCAATTTCCACTTTCGCTAAAACATACGAAAACAAATATGATAGCGGTAAATCAGTTCCATCCTTTTCGGCCCTTTGCCTAACCTCTTGCACCATGAATGCATTTCTCTCTCGACTGTCCCCTCCTTTAGTTTAAGCTCTGGCGTTTGAGCCGAGGGAGAGTGAGTTACAATTCATCTGTTTGGTTGATAGGAATGGAAAATTAGAAAAGCATGTGCATGGgaattgagatttttttttctagaatacacccaAACAGGTGtatcatatattgaagaaAAATACCGCGACGCGGTTACATGCCCGTAGGCGAAAGTAAAGCAACTACTCTATTACATTCCACGAAAGTTCCACTCGACTAAACAGCGAAAAAGATACTTTATGAAAGAGACCCGCACTCGACCAAGTCCTACCTTCATCATCAATCATCCTTTGAATCTCAAGAGCACTTGGCAGCGCCGCATCAAAGACCAAGCCCAGCCTTCACCACCAAACAGGGAATTGAGATTTCAACCCCCTTATAAGGGGGAGGAATAAGGGGTGAGGTAGGAATAGAGAGGATTGATTTCTCATTCGTTTAGCTTTTATTTATTCTTTGTAAAATGAGATAAATACATCCGCGGTCCTACTTTTATTGTCGTGGTGTCAGTTTAGTCCTAAAACTATGAAACTGAACACTTTAGTTCTAATTTATGATAAGTGGTGCACGCGAGGTCCTAAGCTCGCTTGGGCGCGTCTGACTCGCCTACATGACACGTTGACCGCGTACACGTCGGCTCAGGGACGTTTGGCGGGAGTTTTGCCACCGTGGCGGTTGTGATTTTTtgcagaaaacaaatcatgggCACATGCACTTCACAGGAGGAAGGGCAGCATCTGAGTAAGGCCTCGAATCTGATGCAAGAGGGGCCGAATCCTCCTTCCCTTTTGCTGACACGGAGGAGTTGGCCATCAACCTCGTTGtcatggcggtggcggcgacaaCTGAGAAGAGAGGACAAGGAAACAGAGAGAGGAAGGTGGCCACGTTTTTATAGGGGGGTTTTGCAAAAAATCCCAACCGTCGCTGCGGCAAAACTCCGGCCAAACACACATGAGTTGACGTGTACTCGGTCAACGTGCCACGTAGGCGAGTCAGACGCGCCCGAGCGAGCTTAGAACCTAGCTCGCGTGCACCACTT carries:
- the LOC104585089 gene encoding dnaJ homolog subfamily A member 3, mitochondrial, encoding MSVTTTRSNTGESACRRTRTLLCLRPNGTYIPWSPIYPRAASNRVQHRRDGATARSESLNHLRKLDSFFRLFKAMNTTGIVSSASGVIFGRRSHCKVKASASACSSRTRDYYKVLSLERSAGVGEEEVKRAYRRLALQYHPDVCPPARRAESTELFVELRRAYETLSDPATRVRYDAELRTGQRAADEFTRDVWEAQLCVLRARSEQRQKGRRCSSGHRF